GTTCTTGTGTCTGATACAGCTTAATCCATGCTTGCAATGTTTCGGGCGCAAATACATCCAGCAATTTCAATACATGCATGGTAAATTCTAAAGGAGCTATTCCTGATGCAGTAACTAAATTACCATCAGTAACAGCTGGTTTTATTTCATAATTTTTTTCTCCACTATAATTAGGACAAACCATTTTCAAATACTCTAGATGATTGCTAGTGTGTCTTCTAGAGTCCAATAACCCCTCATTTGCCAGTCTCACTGTTGCACCACAAATTGCAGCAACAACAATTCCTTCCTTTAAAAATGTAGATACCTTTTTCAGGATGGGGTCATGTATCGATTCCATCCAAGTATTTCCTCCTGGAAGTACAAAAACATCTAAATTTTTTAAAATACACTCATCAATAGAAATGCTAGGTATTATTTTCAATCCTCCCATTGTCGTAACAGCATTTTTATCAATGCCTACTGTAATCACCCTTAAAGGTGCTAGTTCCTTTTTAAAATACCTTCCTGAATTTAGTTCAGCAATTAAATAGCCTACCTCCCAGTCTGACATTGTATCAAATACATATAAATATACGTTTGCATTCATCATAGACACTTCCTTTTGTAATTAATATCCCAATTATAAAAAAACATTACTGACATCCACTGTCAGTAATGTTTTCAGTTTGATAATTAAATAACAATAGATTCCTTATATTAGTATCCGTATGGACGGTTGTATGGTTGGCGATAGTATGGTGGATAGAATGGGTAAAATGGATAGAATGGGTAAAACGGGTAAAATGGATATTGATAACGTGGACGTCTTCTTCTACGACGTCTTCCATAACTGTCATAGTCATAGTCATCATCATATCTGTCATCTCTATCATATTGATCATAATAATTTTGCATAATTATTTCTCCTTTCCATCTCTGTATAGGTTATGCTATGTAAGGATTGACAGTATACGCATTTACCTATATTTAGCACTCGATCAGACAAATTGGGACCTCCTCAATTTAAAGAAAGCCTGCCTAAAGAATTCAATTTTGGACTCTCCACAAAAAAACATTCACCATTCCAACCAATTTTCTAACGTTGGTTCACTTGTACTGGAAACTGGCTATCGATTGAGTAAAATTAAAGCAGCTTTTGAGGAAGTCATTGAGAAGCTAAACAAATCTATTCGGAACGTGGAACAGATAACTAAAACAGTTGTCAGTTACAACTAAAAAAGCCTAGGCTCAAAATTAATTAAGTACCTGGGCTTTGTGTCAATTAAGATATTTTAATCGAAATCATTCTCTTCTTCAATTTTGCGAATTACACCTGTCTTTGCATTTACTTCTACTTCGTAAATTTTATTTTAAGATGTCAAAATAAAAATTTCATATACTAAAGTACCGTTTTCCATATCCATTCCATAATGTATGATTTGTCCTGGCACTCTTTGAACTGCAATTTGCATCGCTTGTTGCGGGGAAAATCTCTGATTATATGAAGGCATTACCATAAACATATCCTCCTTACTCTGCATACATGCTCTATTTTGTGCAAGCACAGAGTTTCTGTTACCAGTTTATTTACCCCGCCTTTGCTGAATTGTAATATACAGCCCGATTAAACGGTCAGTGGTCGTTTATCATTCTACAAATCCTTCAAATGTAATTCCTAAATAATGCTATTACAGTATAGTGAATGCAACTGCACAGCAAAACCTCTAAACTCTCAGCTAAATAAATGAAACACTAAAAAGTGCTATTAAGGGTGGATTGTTAGGCTCTAATTCCACTGGATTAGGAATGCACAATTCCCCCAAAATTTTCAATACAACTAATTTTTGAGGCGTTAGGTGGATTTTCTCAGTAAGCTGTTGTCACTTCTGTTGCTTCATCTTAATAATGAAATTTCTTTAATAAGCCCTGAAGCTCATCTGCCTGCTGAGCCATCTCCTTTGCCGAAGAAGCCATTTGTTCTATAGAGGCTAGTTGCTCCTTAGCAGTGACTGTTACATGCTCTGAACTATCCGTTGCTCTACTAGCAATACGAGCCATTTCCTCTGAGGAAGCTGTCACTTCTTCTATACTCGCTGA
This genomic stretch from Lysinibacillus pakistanensis harbors:
- a CDS encoding PepSY domain-containing protein → MVMPSYNQRFSPQQAMQIAVQRVPGQIIHYGMDMENGTLVYEIFILTS
- a CDS encoding type 1 glutamine amidotransferase family protein, which gives rise to MMNANVYLYVFDTMSDWEVGYLIAELNSGRYFKKELAPLRVITVGIDKNAVTTMGGLKIIPSISIDECILKNLDVFVLPGGNTWMESIHDPILKKVSTFLKEGIVVAAICGATVRLANEGLLDSRRHTSNHLEYLKMVCPNYSGEKNYEIKPAVTDGNLVTASGIAPLEFTMHVLKLLDVFAPETLQAWIKLYQTQEPKYFFDLMNSIE